One Lucilia cuprina isolate Lc7/37 chromosome 4, ASM2204524v1, whole genome shotgun sequence DNA segment encodes these proteins:
- the LOC111677707 gene encoding HEAT repeat-containing protein 5B isoform X1 — translation MENLETYILTTTPHFLRKAIGEARRSFIRSDSDQKNNSAAAEITHFDDSMELAHSLTLNEDALKQLPEPKRSVFIFEWLGYLEKTLLVIDRNEIKNHQKKLVQQLTAQINGSPGPPTRKLLASCLATLFSVGDTFMLFDTANVCNDILKNKDDSPSYLPTKLAAICVLGSMYEKLGRMMGRSYEETVNLLLRTLRNAESQARIEIMITLEKVCAGMGTAIANVHKDIYKATKHGLTDRVMAVRVAAAKCILEMIQHAPFLYQTELESLPALCFRAFDGSSYEVRCSVAKLLGTLLAFTQQQQNEANNKKLSVQPTQSKSTARQVSLDETLSILMSGFLRGGGSFLKGTGEIIKGSSSVNREIRVGVTHAYVVFVDYMGSVWLERNLSTFLSHVLDLVANPKAASSHVDAVYSRKCINFILRSVLGKMLGEKAQTSACKELVYMIAKQMNSIDFNPENAKDSNQETLFSQHFLVCALQELGSLVLGLGTTAQNLLADQTLNAIDTTCAVLVHPSAAARLAAAWCLRCFCVAVPSLITPLIDRFVEALEQMRSSPEAVSGYSCALAAILGSVRYSPLGIPHTKGKVVFNAAEELLRSASQNSRMSLNRTQAGWLLIGSIMTLGSPVVKGLLPRLLLLWRHSFPRSNKELESEKARGDSFTWQVTLEGRAGALSVMQSFLVNCPELVTEDITKRLLTPIESALAMLVNLSSVLKSYGTQLKAPAAMVRLRLYETLSQLPSNALEASYTHLLRMLISEFTLAENPANTTNSLLRSLCHADDSVILGTWLQETDHRIIEDQMEPNRRWDGDHLQPNSAAGSGALEHDPCCLYRISGNSSNATVNGAYGYKADQCPGPLPLGVAIIDMSITLFGVIFPKVANKHRLQMLDHFGECIRQAKSSRQEAVQMNVYTALLCGLKVLTDNKASIGQEDVRKSFTNLVTTGLTSSNSMLRCASAEALGRLAQVVGESRFTAELAQNSFDKLKSARDVVTRTGHSLSLGCLHRYVGGMGSSQHLNTSVSILLALAQDISSPVVQLWALHALALIADSGGPMFRSYVEATLTLCLKLLLNVPQSYVDVHQCIGRVLNALITTMGPELQGNAGGVTKMRRSFICAAYIMQGHSDPLVQAEATGCLQQVHLFAPGSISLPTLVPTLVKNLSSNYLTQRKAAVSCLRQLAHREAKEVCDLALSIKPDECPKLVVTEFGLPGILFAMLDSETDIEMLKNIHDTLMSMLQLMAAESLSTWLSLCKNVLTVAVENSPLPDDVALTSKGDAKAGASSSATASHNLANNDEDDDDEEDDADDVTEYHATENSSTHPAIQPRWTTRVFAAQSVRKIMSACESDTPIHFDLLQAKEMQMTKSSGDYLILHLSELIRMSFIAATSDSDQLRLEGLRTLQEIIDRFANVPEPEFPGHLLLEQFQAQVGAALRPAFAPDTPSHVTAAACEVCSAWIGSGVARDLNDLRRVHQLLVSSLNKLHTKTNSTQLFNESMTTLEKLSILKAWAEVYIVAMITNNTAPASLLRKQLSASNLIPSLTAAMEMDDDETAGADYGNDRSCESLLSLVKPELDNLSTHWLAAMKDHALLLLPAEFQSQLPHDGGAFYTPDTINSSKPHYLASWPPILYAASLWLKDEGFQLHLESSSQTDAEANNLDNTSLEANNNISHGSLSADRFHMIFGLCMEALCSARTSEKPKNVISCLQSMYTIFDSKWARQQLVKDKVLTIELCNVLHRQILTSDDLFVQLLCIEILKQSVQASKEQLTELRDEYLEKNKNIENADNISLQEQIDQMGEGGDSGEITPGSSHIYAILEVCLCLFVRQIPTMNPGAANTVQFRQDLIAKTALSSQSFFNKLAEDNGRLVASALECVEELTTLCSPKGALAILPTILYMTTSIIKEIANKSCIDSTILANTVAIQAALHALESICKDKWSKHPSVASEWQELLQSSLATIVDLTKTAGNNEDRKMDEVTMLRAIAVFILHTPPTVVSTPSLQYPCINHFRQYLQSDNMSVKLKCIQTARLIFSQSELKVSTPYIHALAPRIIEGLYMESAKQPRTDLELQIVLESIVTVEALIELAEPQNRNLMQGIQMLTLLVPVLINYLAEPSKLRNLPKYQRQLHEQALQWLMKIGPKYPQEFKSLMSQSPELRQKLEAAVRCQQQSAAIANRVQTAQSRSGLDKQQKPTIKLKTDFSNFQ, via the exons ATGGAAAATTTGGAAACATACATTTTAACCACTACCCCACACTTTTTGCGTAAAGCAATTGGTGAAGCCAGGAG atcatTTATACGCTCAGACTCAGATCAAAAAAACAACAGTGCCGCCGCTGAAATAACACATTTCGATGATAGTATGGAGCTGGCACATAGTTTAACTTTAAATGAAGATGCCCTTAAGCAGTTACCCGAGCCAAAACGTTCTGTATTCATATTCGAATGGTTGGGTTATTTGGAGAAGACTCTACTTGTTATCGATCGCAATGAGATAAAGAATCATCAAAAGAAACTAGTGCAGCAGTTGACAGCACAAATAAATGGCTCTCCTGGACCGCCAACACGAAAATTATTGGCCAGTTGTTTGGCCACATTGTTTTCGGTGGGCGATACATTCATGTTATTTGACACGGCCAATGTGTGTaatgatattttgaaaaataaagatGATTCACCCAGTTATTTGCCGACCAAGTT gGCTGCTATTTGCGTTCTGGGTTCTATGTATGAAAAACTGGGACGTATGATGGGACGTTCTTATGAGGAGACTGTGAATTTGCTTCTAAGAACTTTGCGTAATGCTGAATCCCAAGCTCGCATTGAAATTATGATTACTTTGGAAAAGGTGTGTGCTGGTATGGGTACAGCTATAGCTAATGTCCACAAAGATATTTATAAGGCCACTAAACATGGCTTAACTGATCGTGTTATGGCCGTAAGAGTAGCAGCTGCTAAATGTATTCTAGAAATGATACAACATGCTCCATTTCTTTATCAAACTGAATTGGAGAGTTTGCCGGCTTTGTGTTTTCGTGCTTTTGATGGCAGTAGCTATGAAGTGCGTTGTTCTGTGGCAAAACTACTAGGCACTTTATTGGCATTTACCCAACAACAACAGAATGAGGCAAACAATAAGAAGTTGTCGGTGCAGCCTACACAATCCAAATCTACCGCCAGACAGGTTTCTTTAGACGAAACCTTGAGCATACTTATGTCAGGTTTTCTACGAGGTGGCGGTTCATTTCTTAAAGGTACTGGAGAAATCATCAAAGGCAGTTCGAGTGTAAATCGCGAGATTCGTGTAGGTGTAACACATGCTTATGTGGTGTTTGTAGATTACATGGGCAGTGTATGGTTGGAGCGTAACCTGTCTACCTTCCTTTCTCATGTATTGGATCTAGTGGCCAATCCCAAAGCGGCCTCTTCACATGTTGATGCCGTCTATTCTCGCAAGTGTATTAATTTTATACTTAGATCCGTGCTGGGTAAAATGCTGGGAGAAAAGGCCCAAACCTCAGCCTGCAAGGAATTGGTCTATATGATTGCCAAACAAATGAATTCAATAGACTTTAATCCAGAAAATGCCAAGGACTCGAATCAAGAAACTCTTTTCAGTCAACACTTTTTAGTATGTGCACTGCAGGAATTGGGCTCTTTAGTATTGGGTTTAGGTACAACAGCTCAAAATCTTTTGGCTGACCAAACACTTAATGCTATAGATACCACTTGCGCTGTATTGGTGCATCCAAGCGCAGCAGCAAGATTGGCCGCTGCTTGGTGTTTACGATGCTTTTGTGTGGCTGTGCCAAGTCTAATAACACCTCTAATCGATCGTTTTGTTGAGGCTCTAGAGCAAATGCGCTCATCTCCTGAAGCCGTATCGGGTTACAGTTGCGCTTTAGCGGCTATTTTGGGAAGTGTACGTTATTCTCCTTTAGGTATACCACATACCAAAGGTAAAGTTGTATTCAATGCAGCAGAAGAATTACTACGTTCAGCTTCTCAAAACAGTCGCATGTCGTTAAATCGTACCCAAGCCGGTTGGCTGCTGATTGGATCGATAATGACTCTGGGTTCACCGGTAGTAAAGGGTTTGTTACCAAGATTACTGCTATTATGGCGCCATTCCTTCCCACGTTCTAACAAAGAATTGGAATCAGAAAAAGCTCGTGGAGATTCATTTACCTGGCAGGTTACGCTCGAGGGACGTGCTGGGGCTTTATCGGTAATGCAAAGTTTTTTGGTAAACTGTCCCGAACTCGTAACGGAAGATATTACAAAACGTCTTTTAACGCCTATTGAAAGTGCTTTGGCTATGTTGGTAAA ctTATCTTCTGTTTTGAAAAGCTATGGCACACAATTAAAAGCACCCGCCGCCATGGTACGCCTACGTCTTTATGAAACTCTTTCTCAACTACCATCTAATGCTTTAGAAGCTTCTTACACTCATCTCTTGCGTATGCTTATATCAGAATTTACTTTGGCTGAAAATCCAGCAAACACCACAAACTCTTTGCTTCGTAGTCTTTGTCATGCTGATGACTCTGTTATATTGGGAACTTGGTTGCAAGAAACCGATCATCGCATTATAGAAGATCAG ATGGAACCAAATCGTAGATGGGATGGTGATCAT CTTCAACCCAATAGCGCCGCCGGCTCAGGTGCTTTAGAACATGATCCCTGTTGTTTATACAGAATTTCGGGCAATTCATCGAATGCCACAGTTAATGGAGCCTACGGCTATAAAGCCGATCAGTGTCCTGGTCCTTTACCACTTGGTGTGGCCATCATAGATATGTCAATAACATTGTTTGGTGTTATATTTCCCAAAGTGGCCAATAAACATCGTTTACAAATGTTGGATCATTTTGGTGAATGCATAAGACAGGCCAAGAGCAGTCGCCAGGAAGCAGTGCAAATGAATGTGTATACAGCTCTGCTTTGTGGCCTTAAGGTGCTAACGGACAATAAGGCTAGTATTGGCCAAGAAGATGTACGCAAAAGTTTTACCAATCTAGTTACTACTGGTCTAACTAGCTCAAATTCTATGCTCAGATGTGCTTCGGCTGAAGCTTTGGGTCGTTTAGCTCAAGTGGTGGGTGAATCGAGGTTTACTGCTGAATTGGCTCAAAATTCGtttgataaattaaaatctGCTCGTGATGTAGTAACACGTACTGGACACTCTTTATCATTGGGCTGTTTACATCGCTACGTTGGTGGCATGGGCTCGTCTCAACATTTGAATACCAGTGTTTCCATATTATTAGCTTTGGCACAAGACATTTCTTCGCCTGTTGTACAGCTGTGGGCACTACATGCTTTGGCTTTAATTGCTGATTCCGGAGGACCTATGTTCCGCAGTTATGTCGAGGCTACTTTGACATtgtgtttaaaacttttattaaatgttcCACAATCATATGTGGACGTACATCAGTGCATTGGACGAGTTTTGAATGCTTTAATTACAACAATGGGTCCTGAGCTTCAA GGAAATGCTGGTGGCGTTACTAAAATGCGCAGATCGTTTATTTGTGCAGCTTACATTATGCAGGGACATTCAGATCCCTTGGTGCAAGCTGAAGCTACTGGTTGTCTACAGCAAGTACATCTATTTGCTCCAGGTAGCATTAGTCTACCCACATTAGTACCCACACTCGTTAAGAATTTATCTAGCAATTATTTGACGCAACGAAAAGCTGCTGTTTCATGTCTTCGTCAACTAGCTCACCGTGAAGCAAAAGAAGTGTGCGATCTAGCATTATCGATTAAGCCCGATGAATGTCCCAAACTAGTTGTTACCGAATTTGGTCTTCCTGGCATTCTGTTTGCCATGTTGGATTCTGAAACAGACATAGAAATGCTTAAAAACATACATGACACTTTAATGTCCATGCTTCAGTTGATGGCTGCAGAAAGCTTAAGCACCTGGTTGAGTCTGTGCAAAAACGTGTTAACGGTTGCCGTAGAAAATTCTCCTCTACCAGATGATGTGGCTTTAACCTCTAAGGGAGATGCAAAGGCAGGCGCGTCATCAAGCGCAACAGCATCACATAATTTGGCCAATAATgatgaggatgatgatgatgaagaagatGATGCTGATGATGTTACCGAATATCATGCCACAGAGAACTCTTCCACCCATCCAGCCATTCAACCACGCTGGACAACTCGCGTATTTGCAGCTCAATCTGTAAGAAAAATTATGTCGGCTTGTGAAAGCGACACTCCAATACATTTCGACTTGCTGCAGGCCAAAGAAATGCAAATGACTAAGTCTAGTGGTGACTATCTCATACTCCATCTCTCAGAGCTTATACGTATGTCTTTTATTGCTGCTACTTCCGACTCTGATCAGCTACGTTTAGAAGGCTTAAGAACTTTACAGGAAATAATCGATCGCTTTGCAAATGTGCCAGAACCCGAATTTCCAGGACATCTGTTATTGGAACAATTTCAGGCTCAG GTGGGAGCTGCTTTAAGGCCTGCTTTTGCTCCAGATACTCCTTCACATGTTACGGCTGCTGCCTGTGAAGTTTGTTCAGCTTGGATTGGATCCGGTGTGGCTCGTGATCTAAATGATTTACGTCGTGTGCATCAGTTATTAGTATCATCTTTGAACAAactacatacaaaaacaaacagcacTCAATTGTTCAACGAATCTATGACCACTCTAGAGAAGCTGAGTATATTAAAGGCTTGGGCTGAAGTTTACATTGTTGCCATGATAACTAACAATACTGCACCGGCTTCATTGTTAAGAAAACAATTATCCGCCTCTAATTTGATACCATCACTTACTGCGGCAATGGAAATGGATGATGACGAAACAGCTGGAGCTGACTATGGCAATGATAGAAGTTGCGAAAGTCTTTTATCGTTGGTTAAACCGGAATTAGATAATCTCTCTACTCACTGGTTAGCAGCTATGAAGGATCATGCTTTACTGTTATTGCCAGCCgaattccaaagtcaattaCCACACGATGGGGGTGCTTTTTATACCCCCGACACTATTAACTCTTCAAAACCACATTATTTGGCTTCATGGCCTCCCATTTTATATGCTGCTTCTTTGTGGCTCAAAGATGAGGGCTTCCAATTACATCTAGAGTCTTCAAGTCAAACAGATGCTGAAGCAAACAATTTGGATAATACCTCTTTGGAagctaataataatatttcacaTGGCTCCCTATCGGCTGATCGTTTCCATATGATTTTCGGCCTGTGTATGGAAGCCTTATGTAGCGCCAGAACATCAGAAAAACCCAAAAATGTGATAAGTTGTTTACAGTCTATGTACACGATATTCGACTCAAAGTGGGCACGTCAACAGTTGGTTAAAGATAAGGTCTTAACTATTGAATTGTGCAATGTTTTGCACCGGCAAATATTGACCAGTGATGACTTGTTTGTTCAGCTGCTGTGTATAGAAATACTTAAACAATCGGTTCAAGCTTCGAAAGAACAACTTACAGAATTACGTGATGAATATttggagaaaaataaaaatatagaaaatgctGATAACATTTCATTGCAAGAGCAAATCGATCAAATGGGTGAGGGAGGTGATTCAGGAGAAATAACTCCAGGCTCATCGCATATTTACGCCATCTTGGAggtgtgtttgtgtttatttgtacGTCAAATTCCCACCATGAATCCCGGAGCTGCTAATACCGTACAATTCCGTCAAGATTTGATTGCCAAAACGGCTTTGTCATCGCAATCATTCTTTAATAAACTAGCAGAGGATAATGGCAGATTAGTTGCCAGCGCTTTGGAATGTGTGGAGGAATTGACTACGCTCTGTTCCCCTAAAGGCGCTTTGGCTATTTTACCCACCATTCTATATATGACAACTTCCATTATAAAGGAAATTGCTAATAAATCCTGCATTGACTCGACTATTTTAGCCAATACCGTGGCCATACAAGCAGCTTTACATGCTCTGGAATCTATTTGTAAAGATAAATGGTCTAAACATCCCTCAGTAGCTAGCGAATGGCAAGAGCTGTTACAAAGTTCTTTGGCCACCATAGTGGATCTTACGAAAACGGCAGGCAACAATGAGGATAGGAAGATGGATGAAGTGACTATGTTGAGAGCTATAGCTGTCTTTATATTACACACTCCTCCAACAGTAGTGTCAACACCTTCCTTACAATATCCCTGTATAAATCACTTCCGTCAATATTTGCAATCCGACAATATGTCCGTTAAACTCAAGTGTATACAAACAGCACGTTTAATATTTTCGCAATCGGAATTAAAGGTATCCACACCTTATATACATGCATTGGCTCCACGCATTATAGAGGGTCTCTATATGGAAAGCGCTAAACAACCGCGCACCGATTTAGAATTGCAAATTGTTTTGGAAAGCATTGTGACTGTTGAAGCTCTAATTGAATTAGCTGAACCACAAAATc gaaATCTTATGCAag GCATACAAATGTTAACTCTACTGGTGCCAGTGCTAATAAACTATTTAGCTGAACCTTCAAAATTGCGTAATTTACCCAAATATCAACGTCAATTACATGAGCAGGCATTACAATGGCTTATGAAAATCGGTCCTAAATATCCGCAGGAATTCAAATCCTTAATGAGTCAATCACCAGAGTTACGTCAAAAATTGGAAGCAGCAGTACGTTGTCAGCAACAATCGGCCGCCATAGCTAATCGTGTACAAACGGCCCAATCCCGCAGTGGTCTCGATAAACAACAGAAACCCACTATAAAACTGAAAACTGATTTTAGtaactttcaataa